In one Grus americana isolate bGruAme1 chromosome 1, bGruAme1.mat, whole genome shotgun sequence genomic region, the following are encoded:
- the MRPS9 gene encoding 28S ribosomal protein S9, mitochondrial isoform X4 has translation MMGEDPETFTQEDIDKAIAYLFPSGLFDKQARPMMKHPTEIFPEQRKIQWGEDGRPLHFLFYTGKQAYYSLMHETYEKLLNVQKYQDELTAQDLPPKKEKKNLGGSRWLTKIELEEMLLEKLSDDDYARFVQLLEKLMMFPCGDIEEKYIQKFSRAVPVQLQKVVIEPLKYDEQGVAFSTGEGTRKTARATAVVYDNGTGKITVNGIDILHYFPVLQDREQLLFPFQFLDRVGKHDMVCTVSGGGRSAQAGAIRLASAKALRSFVTEKEVEFMRQAGLLTLDPRVKERKKPGQEGARRKFTWKKR, from the exons aaagctatTGCTTATCTCTTTCCTTCTGGCTTATTTGACAAACAAGCCAGGCCTATGATGAag CATCCTACTGAAATTTTTCCAGAGCAGAGGA AAATCCAGTGGGGAGAAGATGGCCGACcacttcactttcttttttatactGGCAAACAGGCATATTATTCATTAATGCAT GAAACATATGAAAAATTGCTAAATGTTCAGAAATATCAAGATGAACTGACAGCTCAAGACCTTCCTcctaagaaggagaaaaa aaacctGGGTGGCAGCAGATGGCTGACTAAGATTGAATTGGAAGAAATGTTGTTAGAAAAACTGTCAGATGATGAT TATGCAAGATTTGTTCAACTCTTAGAAAAATTGATGATGTTTCCATGTGGTGACATTGAGGAGAAGTATATACAAAAGTTTTCCAGAGCAGTTCCTGTGCAGTTACAAAAGGTAGTTATTGAGCCCTTGAAGTACGATGAGCAAGGAGTGGCCTTCAGCACTGGTGAAG GTACAAGAAAAACTGCAAGAGCTACTGCAGTAGTTTATGACAATGGGACTGGAAAAATTACAGTGAATGGAATAGACATTTTACATTACTTCCCAGTGCTGCAGGACAG agaacaGTTGTTGTTCCCTTTCCAGTTCCTAGACAGAGTTGGAAAACATGATATGGTTTGCACAGTCTCTGGTGGAGGAagatctgcacaggctggagcaATACGTTTAGCCTCTGCAAAAGCCTTAAGGAGTTTCGTGACAGAAAAGGAGGTGGAATTCATGAGGCAAG CTGGACTACTAACACTTGACCCACGTGTGAAGGAACGAAAAAAGCCTGGCCAAGAGGGAGCCAGACGGAAATTCACCTGGAAAAAGCGCTAA